Below is a window of Streptomyces sp. WMMB303 DNA.
GGCGTAGGCGCCGGTGAAGACGCCGGTCTTGTCCTTGGCCTCCGCCTGGCGCTCGACGTCGGACTTGGCCTCCGCCTGCGCCCGGTAGGCGGCCACGGCCTCGGCAGGCGTCGTGTGTCCGCCCGTCCACGCCTGGTGGGTGCCCTCGGGCCAGGCCTCCGGGACGACCGTCCCGACCAGCGGGTGCTCGGGGGCCAGCACCAGGTAGGTGGCGCCGAACAGAGTGTCCTGGCGGGTGGTGAAGACGTCGACGGCCGCGCCCCCGAGGGGGAAGCCGATCCGGGCGCCCTCGCTGCGGCCGATCCAGTTGCGCTGCTGCAGCTTGATCGCCTCGGGCCAGTCCAGGTCCTCCAGGTCCTCCAGCAGGCGGTCGGCGTAGGCGGTGATCCGCATGTTCCACTGCCGCAGCTCGGCCTTGAAGACGGGGAAGTTGCCGCGCTCGGAGCGGCCGTCGGCGGTGACCTCCTCGTTGGCCAGCACGGTGCCCAGGCCGGGGCTCCAGTTGACGGGTGCGTCGGAGGCGTAGGCCAGCCGGTACTCCCCCAGCAGGTCGGCACGCTCCCGCTCGCCCAGCTCCTGCCAGGCGCCCCAGCCCTCGGGGGTCTCCCGGGTGCCGGAGGCGAACTGCTCGACCAGATCCTCGATGGGCCGGGCCGTGCGCGCCTCGGCGTCATACCAGGAGTTGAAGATCTGCAGGAAGATCCACTGGGTCCAGCGGTAGTACGAGGGATCGATCGTCGCGAACGACCTGCGCTTGTCGTGCCCCAGGCCCAGGCGGCGCAGCTGCGCCGTCATCTGGACGATGTTGGCCTCGGTCGAGGTGCGCGGATGGGTGCCCGTCTGGACGGCGTACTGCTCGGCGGGCAGTCCGAAGGCGTCGAAGCCCAGCGTGTGCAGCACATTGTGCCCGGTCATCCGCGCGTAGCGGGCATAGACATCCGTCGCGATGTAGCCGAGGGGGTGACCGACGTGCAGCCCCGCACCCGAGGGGTACGGGAACATGTCCATGATGAACTTTTTGGGCTTGGCGGCCTGCTCGGCGTCACCGCCCAGCGGGCCGTCGCCGGGGTTGGGCGCCTCGTAGGTGCCGTGCTTCTCCCAGAAATCCTGCCAGCGTGCCTCGATGTCGGCGGCCAGGGCCGCCGTGTAGCGATGGGGGGCCGCGCTCTCGGCGGCGGTGGTCGTCTCGCTCATCGTCCTCAAAGCTCCATCGGTCGTCTCTGCCCAGCGCTCCTGAAACGAAAAAACCCCTCGCACAGGAGGGGGAGCCGCGCCGATGCCGGTCCGCGGAAGGGGACCGGCGATGATTCAGCGCGGCTCGCTAAGCAGAAGGCGTACGGCACGCATAGCGCTCAGGGTACCGCACGCGGTGGGGCCCCGGCCGGAGACCGTCGGCGGCCGGCCGCGCGGAGCCCGGAGCGCCCGCCCCGGCCGGGGCGGGCGCAGTACCTGGAGGCGGGAGACCACACCGCCCGCGGGAGAGCGGGTGATGCGGAGGTGCACCGCACGCATCGCCATACGAAAAGGTGGGATGCGCCTACGGAAACCGCGGGCACATCCCACCTCTTGCTTCTGTGGAGCTAAGGAGAATCGAACTCCTGACCTCTTGCATGCCATGCAAGCGCTCTACCAACTGAGCTATAGCCCCAGATCCCTGGTCCGCCGGGGCTTCCCCTCGACGGCTTCGCCAGCTTACACGGGGTACACCGCCTTCTGCCAAATCGCTTCCCGCGACACCGGGCGGTGGGCGACTCCGCCATGCCGGGCCCCGGCCCCCGCGGTCGGTACTGTCGGCCCCGTGAGCATCTCGCGCCGGCCCGCCGGGAGCACAGCGCCACCGGCGCTCCGGGCCTGCCACGCTCTCAGGGACCGGCTGCTGCGGCGGCCGACGGCCCCGGCGCTCACGGTGTCGCTGCTCTCCTTCGCCGCCTTCTGGGCCGCCCAGCACGCCACGGACCCCTCGATGATCGATCTGATGGTCTACCGGGCCGAGGGCCGAGCCGTGCTCGACGGCCACGACCTGTACGCGATGCGCGCCACCTACGCGGACCTGCCCGCCACCTACCCGCCCTTCGCCGCGCTGCTGTTCCTCCCCCTGACCCTGCCGGAGGTGCCCGTCCTGCGTGCGGCGGCGACCGTCGCGAACCTCGGACTGCTGGTGGCCCTGGCCCACCTGTCGCTGCGCCTGCTGAACCGCCCGCTGCACGTCCCGCGCCCGGCGGCGGCCCTGGGCGTCGCCGCGGTCGCCGTGTGGTGCGAACCGGTGTGGACCACACTGCGCTACGGACAGATCAACCTGCTGGTCGCCACCCTGGTGCTGTGGGACCTCACCCGTCGCCCCGGGCAGCGCTGGGCGGGGGTGGGCATCGGCGTCGCGGCGGGCATCAAGCTCACACCCGCGCTGTTCGCCGTCTTCCTCGCTCTGCACGGGCTGGCTCTGCACGGACCGGCCCGGCGCCGACTGCGACCGTGCCATCCGGACCGCCGGGACGGGCAGGGAGGGCCGGGCCGCCGCGCCGGGCCGTGGAACCCGCGGCTGCGGCAGGCCGCCGTCGCGGCGGCGACCTTCCTGGGCACCGCACTGCTGCCCGCGCTGCTCCTCCCGCACGACTCGCTGCGCTTCTGGGGCGGAGCCGTTCTGCGATCCGACCGGGTGGGGCGTGCGGAACTCACGGACAACCAGTCGCTGAACGGGGTGGCAGCGCGGCTGCTGCACACCGGGGATCCGGGCGGACTGTGGCTGGGCCTGGCACTCCTCGCGGCCGCGCTCGGCCTGGGAGCGGCCGTGGCCGCGGCCCTCGCGAGGCGGTGCGGCCTGCCGCACGCCGCCGCCTGGTCCGCCGCGGCATGCGCCGTCACCATACTGCTGATCAGCCCGATCTCCTGGTCGCACCACTGGGTGTGGTGTCTACCGCTGACACTCCTGCTGGCCGTGGAGGCGCAGCGGCGCCGCAGTCTGCGCTGGGCGGCCGGAGCGCTGCCGGCGGCCCTGGTCTTCTGCTCCTACGTGCCGTGGTGGGTCCCCCGGGACCCGAACGCGCCGCGCCCTCCCGAACTCCGCCAGAACGGCGCCGAGATACTGCTGTCGGCCTGCTATCCGCTCGCGGGGGTGGTGTTCCTCGCCGTCACGGCCGCAGTGGCGCTGCGGACGCTGCGGGGGCCGGGGGCCCAAACTCCGGCCGGGCGGCGCGGCCGGGGCGGCCGGGACGAAAGGGAGGGCAGGGACAGGGACAGGGACAGGGACAGGGACAGCGGCATCGGCGCTGCGGCCGGAGCTCAGGCCGTAGCGAAGGAGTAGAAGCGCTTCAGTGTGCAGTGCGCCTCCAGCAGGCGGCCGTAGATCGGCTCGCCGTCCAACTCCCGGTACGTCTCGATCGGGTCGCCCTTTATGATCAGCGCCCGGGCGCAGTCCTCGCACCAGTACTGGTAGGCACTGTTGACCGGTTCCATGTCACGGACGATCGGGGTGCCGCTGCCGCACCAGTCGCACTTCCTGCTGTGG
It encodes the following:
- a CDS encoding glycosyltransferase 87 family protein — its product is MQALYQLSYSPRSLVRRGFPSTASPAYTGYTAFCQIASRDTGRWATPPCRAPAPAVGTVGPVSISRRPAGSTAPPALRACHALRDRLLRRPTAPALTVSLLSFAAFWAAQHATDPSMIDLMVYRAEGRAVLDGHDLYAMRATYADLPATYPPFAALLFLPLTLPEVPVLRAAATVANLGLLVALAHLSLRLLNRPLHVPRPAAALGVAAVAVWCEPVWTTLRYGQINLLVATLVLWDLTRRPGQRWAGVGIGVAAGIKLTPALFAVFLALHGLALHGPARRRLRPCHPDRRDGQGGPGRRAGPWNPRLRQAAVAAATFLGTALLPALLLPHDSLRFWGGAVLRSDRVGRAELTDNQSLNGVAARLLHTGDPGGLWLGLALLAAALGLGAAVAAALARRCGLPHAAAWSAAACAVTILLISPISWSHHWVWCLPLTLLLAVEAQRRRSLRWAAGALPAALVFCSYVPWWVPRDPNAPRPPELRQNGAEILLSACYPLAGVVFLAVTAAVALRTLRGPGAQTPAGRRGRGGRDEREGRDRDRDRDRDSGIGAAAGAQAVAKE